A window from Vigna angularis cultivar LongXiaoDou No.4 chromosome 7, ASM1680809v1, whole genome shotgun sequence encodes these proteins:
- the LOC108337026 gene encoding probable serine/threonine-protein kinase PBL21: MNCFCSGTRRKDVGIESSLGSNSKTKVKRAAATSYSFRELAAAAKGFNEENLIGEGGFGKVYKGRLSTGQLVAIKQLRLDGETHQGNREFVTEVLMLSLLHHSNLVKLYGYCTHGDQRLLVYEYMPMGSLEQHLSEKKPLSWRTRLMIGVGAARGLQYLHCIANPPVIYRDLKSANILLDSNLHPKLSDFGLAKLGPVGDNTHVSTRVMGTYGYCAPEYAMSGKLTLKSDIYCFGVVLLELITGRKAMDVTRKHREQSLVAWARPYLSDRRKVTQIVDPLLERNYPLRCLQNAIAITAMCLQEQPNLRPPISDIVVALEYLASESVSEVSRHRQRSASPPRQSLSPSDTQTDPH; encoded by the exons ATGAACTGCTTTTGTTCTGGTACTCGTCGGAAGGATGTGGGCATCGAGAGCAGTTTAGGGTCAAACTCAAAGACAAAGGTGAAGAGAGCGGCTGCAACGAGTTACAGTTTTCGCGAGCTTGCAGCGGCGGCGAAGGGTTTTAACGAAGAGAACTTGATCGGGGAAGGAGGTTTCGGAAAGGTGTACAAGGGTCGTCTCTCTACAGGACAGCTTGTGGCCATAAAACAATTACGTCTAGATGGTGAAACTCATCAGGGTAATCGGGAATTTGTGACGGAGGTTCTTATGTTGAGCCTCCTACACCATTCAAATCTTGTTAAATTGTATGGCTACTGCACCCATGGGGATCAAAGGCTTTTGGTATACGAATACATGCCTATGGGAAGCCTGGAACAACATCTCTCAGAGAAGAAACCACTGAGTTGGAGAACTCGACTGATGATTGGGGTGGGGGCTGCGAGGGGACTCCAGTATCTACACTGTATAGCGAATCCTCCTGTCATCTACCGGGACTTGAAATCTGCCAACATCTTGCTAGACAGCAATCTGCACCCAAAACTCTCTGACTTTGGGCTTGCAAAGCTAGGACCCGTTGGAGACAATACCCATGTTTCCACCAGAGTCATGGGAACATATGGGTACTGCGCCCCGGAGTATGCCATGAGTGGCAAATTAACTCTTAAATCTGATATCTACTGCTTTGGTGTCGTCTTGCTCGAGCTGATCACCGGACGGAAGGCCATGGATGTCACTAGGAAACATCGGGAGCAAAGCCTGGTTGCATGG GCTCGGCCATATTTGAGCGACCGGAGAAAGGTTACGCAGATTGTTGACCCTCTTCTGGAACGAAACTACCCTTTACGCTGTTTGCAGAATGCGATTGCTATCACTGCAATGTGCCTCCAGGAGCAACCCAATCTTCGTCCCCCCATAAGTGACATTGTCGTTGCGTTGGAGTACCTTGCCTCTGAAAGTGTCTCTGAAGTCTCCAGGCACCGCCAACGCAGCGCTAGCCCACCACGCCAATCACTCTCACCATCCGATACCCAAACAGACCCACACTAG
- the LOC108337262 gene encoding putative 12-oxophytodienoate reductase 11, with the protein MSKKEERKEVDEREVIPLLNPYKMGNFDLSHRIVLAPLTRSRSYNFVAQSHAVLYYSQRATKGGFLIGEASGVSPTAQGYPNTPGIWTREQLEAWKPIVSAVHEKGAIFFCQLWHAGRVSNSQYQPDGEAPISSTEKRLRKDIGNNKATADRYTTPRRVRTDEVPELVNDFVIAAKKAIEAGFDGVEIHGGNGYLLEQFLKDEVNDRDDEYGGSLENRCRFPLQVVKAVADEIGADKVGIRLSPFADYNDCGDSNPQALGQYMAQSLSEVGILYIHLIEPRMVTQFDKFHTKWSLTPIRKAFKGTFIVAGGYDRSEGNEAISSGAADLIANGRLFLANPDLPARFELDAELNEPDPTTFYTHHPVIGYTDYPFLHHI; encoded by the exons ATGagcaagaaagaagaaagaaaagaagtggaTGAAAGAGAGGTTATACCCTTGCTCAACCCATACAAGATGGGGAATTTCGATCTATCCCACAG GATAGTGTTGGCACCCTTAACACGATCGAGGTCTTACAACTTCGTCGCTCAGTCGCATGCTGTTCTATATTATTCTCAGAGAGCTACTAAGGGTGGCTTCTTGATTGGGGAGGCCTCCGGTGTCTCTCCTACAGCACAGGG GTACCCTAACACACCTGGAATTTGGACAAGAGAACAGCTGGAAGCTTGGAAACCCATTGTGAGCGCTGTTCATGAGAAGGGAGCTATTTTCTTTTGTCAACTTTGGCACGCCGGAAGAGTCTCTAACTCTC AATATCAACCGGATGGCGAAGCCCCGATATCAAGCACAGAGAAGCGACTTCGTAAGGATATTGGCAATAATAAAGCAACAGCTGATAGATACACAACTCCTCGCCGGGTGAGAACCGATGAAGTCCCCGAGCTTGTCAATGACTTCGTCATTGCTGCTAAAAAGGCCATCGAAGCGG GTTTTGATGGAGTGGAGATACACGGAGGGAACGGGTACTTACTGGAGCAGTTTCTGAAGGACGAGGTGAACGACAGAGATGACGAATACGGAGGTAGCTTAGAAAACCGTTGCCGCTTCCCACTGCAAGTGGTGAAGGCAGTGGCCGATGAGATCGGAGCTGATAAGGTTGGGATTAGGCTCTCGCCATTTGCTGATTATAACGATTGTGGAGACTCTAACCCTCAGGCATTGGGCCAATACATGGCTCAGTCATTGAGTGAAGTGGGGATTCTGTATATTCACTTGATCGAGCCCAGGATGGTAACACAATTCGATAAGTTTCACACCAAATGGTCACTAACACCAATAAGGAAGGCCTTCAAGGGGACTTTTATTGTGGCTGGTGGTTACGATAGGAGTGAGGGAAACGAGGCTATATCTAGCGGCGCCGCCGATTTGATCGCTAATGGACGCCTCTTTTTGGCCAATCCAGATCTCCCCGCAAGATTTGAATTGGATGCTGAGTTAAACGAACCCGATCCCACCACCTTTTACACGCATCACCCTGTTATTGGATACACGGATTATCCTTTTCTTCACCATATATAA